One Prosthecobacter sp. SYSU 5D2 genomic window, CTGTGCATCCAGATGAGTGATCAGCGCATAGTATTCGGCCCGGTGCGTCTTGACGGCAAATTCCGTGCGGGGAAACGGGGCCAGCTTCTCATCCCGCAGGGGATAGCAGCCGATCTCCTTTTTATACGGGTATTCCGGCTGATAGCTGGCCGGGATGGCGATGCGGTCCAGCGGATACTTGGACACATACTCCGCCGGTGCCTGGCGGGGATCATGCGGGGCATTGAAGGCCACATACATAAAGAAAGGTTTCGTCTTGCCCAGGCCGCTTTGCAAGAAACCCACGGCATCATCCGCCGTCACCTCGCTCCAGTGCTTGCCGCCCTGCCAGAAGCCGCCCTGGGCGGGATCGGACGGGCTCCAGACATCCGGCTGGCCAGCAATGGGGCGGTTGTACGCCGCCGGTGTATCCTTGGGCATCCCTCCACGGACATTGGCGGTGCGGCCGAAACACTTGTCCGCAGGCACCGCCACATGCCACTTGCCAGTCATCAGGGTTTCATATCCGTGGGCCGCCATGCGCTGGGACCACATCTGGCCCTCCTTTTGCGCCTGTGGAAGGTTCACCTGCTGCGCCCGCCACACATGCTTGCCGGTATTCAGCATGGTGCGGCTGGCCACGCAGACTGCTCCGCTCCAGGAGCCCATGTTATACGCATGGGTGAAGACTTTGCTTCTCTCCGCCAGTCGGTCCAGGTTCGGCGTCTCAATGTCCGTTTTTTCAAAATGGCGGACTGCATCATAAGTATAGTCATCGGCAAAGAGGAACAGGATGTTCGGTTTCTCCGCCGCACTGAGGCTGATGGGCAAAAGGCAGGCGCAAAGGACAAGAAGCTTCGAATACATGGGAGGAGTGCAAACGAACGAAACTTCCCGTCATTTCAACCCATCCCGCTGGCGTGCTGTGTGCTTGTCTGAAAGCCGAACTTCATCTATCTGTGCCCATGTCCCAATCCCCCCCGTCTGCTGTGGAAAAGCCTCAAGAGGTGCTCATCCTGGGAGGTGGCTTTGCCGGCCTGTCCTGCGCCAAGGGGCTGGATGATCCCCGCTTTCACGTGACCCTGGTGGACCGCTGGAACCATCACCTCTTTCAGCCCCTGCTCTATCAAGTGGCCACAGCCGGCCTTTCCACCACCGAGATCGCCCAGCCGCTGCGCTCCATCCTATCGGATTACAAGAACGTCACTACGCTCATGGATGAGGTGGTGCGCATTGACCTGGAGGGCAAGCAGGTCATCACCAAGGAGCGCACCCTGCCCTATGATCACCTGGTCATCGCCCTGGGAGCCAAGACAGGGTTCTTTGGCCGCAATGAATGGGAACCCTTCACCTTCGGCCTGAAGAGCCTGGAGGATGCCATGAACATCCGTCGGGAAGTGCTGCTGGCTTATGAGAAAGCCGAGGCCGCCAATGATCCTGCGGAGACGGCGCGGCTGCTGACCATGGTCATCGTCGGTGGCGGACCCACTGGCGTGGAGATGGCAGGCTCCCTGGCGGAACTGGCCAAGGTGGTGCTGCGGGAGGACTTCCGGCACATTGACCCGGCACAATCCAACGTGCATCTCATTGAGGCAGGACCGAAGCTCCTGCCAGTCTTCCCGGACACGCTGACCGACTATACCCGCGAGCACTTGGAGGAGTTGGGAGTGAAGGTGCACCTCAACTGCCCGGTGAAGGAAGTGGGGCAGGGGTATGTCATTGCCGGAGAGCAGCGCATCGAGGCCAACATCATCGTCTGGGCCGCGGGCGTGGAGGCCAGCCCGGTGACCAAGACACTGGCCGGCGTTCCCCTGGACCGGGGCGGGCGCATCCAGGTGCAGCCGGACCTCAGCCTGCCGGACTATCCTCAGGTTTACGCCGCCGGAGATCTCGTCAGCCTCACCGATGTCAATAAGGTACGCGTGCCCGGCGTCTGCCCCGCCGCCATCCAGATGGGCCAGCACATCGCCAAAGTCATCCTGAAGGGCGACCGCATCCCCTATGCCTATTGGGACAAGGGCAGCATGGCCACCATTGGGCGCAAGGCCGCCGTGGCCATGTTCAAAGGCATGAACTTCCGCGGTTTCTTCGCCTGGCTCATGTGGCTGTTCGTCCACCTGCTGT contains:
- a CDS encoding sulfatase-like hydrolase/transferase, which produces MYSKLLVLCACLLPISLSAAEKPNILFLFADDYTYDAVRHFEKTDIETPNLDRLAERSKVFTHAYNMGSWSGAVCVASRTMLNTGKHVWRAQQVNLPQAQKEGQMWSQRMAAHGYETLMTGKWHVAVPADKCFGRTANVRGGMPKDTPAAYNRPIAGQPDVWSPSDPAQGGFWQGGKHWSEVTADDAVGFLQSGLGKTKPFFMYVAFNAPHDPRQAPAEYVSKYPLDRIAIPASYQPEYPYKKEIGCYPLRDEKLAPFPRTEFAVKTHRAEYYALITHLDAQIGRILAALDASGQAENTWIFFTADHGLAVGKHGLLGKQNMYEHSLRVPFMVKGPGVQPGKVGAPIYLQDVMATSLDLAGGKPQDVEFKSLLPLIRDGSSAPTAAPVYGAYLNLQRAIIADGWKLIAYPVAKKLRLYHVTEDPDELHDLAGQAEQKERVKTLFKQLRDLQKKMEDPLDLTAVFPEL
- a CDS encoding NAD(P)/FAD-dependent oxidoreductase, translated to MSQSPPSAVEKPQEVLILGGGFAGLSCAKGLDDPRFHVTLVDRWNHHLFQPLLYQVATAGLSTTEIAQPLRSILSDYKNVTTLMDEVVRIDLEGKQVITKERTLPYDHLVIALGAKTGFFGRNEWEPFTFGLKSLEDAMNIRREVLLAYEKAEAANDPAETARLLTMVIVGGGPTGVEMAGSLAELAKVVLREDFRHIDPAQSNVHLIEAGPKLLPVFPDTLTDYTREHLEELGVKVHLNCPVKEVGQGYVIAGEQRIEANIIVWAAGVEASPVTKTLAGVPLDRGGRIQVQPDLSLPDYPQVYAAGDLVSLTDVNKVRVPGVCPAAIQMGQHIAKVILKGDRIPYAYWDKGSMATIGRKAAVAMFKGMNFRGFFAWLMWLFVHLLFLVGMRNRAAVFLHWVWSYFTWQRGARIILNRDE